The following nucleotide sequence is from Trifolium pratense cultivar HEN17-A07 linkage group LG2, ARS_RC_1.1, whole genome shotgun sequence.
GTAAATTTTGCACCTCTAGCAGGAAGATGAACTAGATTATTAAAGCATGTCTAACTATAAAAATCCTGCATAGGCAAATCTAAGGGAGAGTTAGCAGCTCTATGCTCATGTGCACCCAAGATAGTGTTAAAATCACCTATAAAACACCAAGGGGTTTGATTACTAAACAAAAGACCTTGCAGCTTTGTCCAAAGAAACCGCCTCTTTAAACAGCAGTTTGACCAAAATTCACTCCATTCTCaaaaatagtaaaagaaaagaaactaactGATCATCAATCAATATTAACAATAACAGGATTTCTGTGAGAGAGGCAAAATCACCATAAATTAACATTCAGCTTTAGATTTAGCTTTAATGGATGAAACTATGCAACTGGAAGGTACTTTTGCTGATGGTTTTCAAGTAGTTACTTATAAAGCAAGGAAGAAATctaagaaacaaatatttccTCATGGTAAGAAACACACCAGATCTATTTACAATTTACCTCTAAAGCCTTTTAGATGAAGAGTCTCTATTGGGAATATAAGGGGAATTGCCGACTCCCCATCTAGGTAAGGTTGGCTTTAAAGAGACTTCTTAGTAAGCATAGGCGACTGACTTTTTGTTTATAGCTGAAAAAACAAAGCAGgctttaaaatataaaaatgattttgggGTGAGAGAGGCTCGAACTCTCGACCTCAGGATAACTCAGAAGCTATGAGACCTACGCGCTAGCCAACTGCGCCACCACCCCTTGATGATACTTGTTTTCCAGGACGAATACTTGTACCTTCAAGGTATATTAAAGATGACTTTTTAAAGAGAGAACTATGATccaatgaaaatatatttgatacgAGTGAGAGATTAATCGTGAAAAATAAAATCTCGGTAAAATTGATATATCCTTCATGTTTTCCGCCAAAGTATCGACTGTTTAAACATTTACCAAATAAAAAGTGTAACACATAATGATTTCTTGAGTTTTATACGTGCTTCTCTTCATATTAAATGAGTTTTTTTCGCGCTCAACAAAGTTTCTCACGCACCCCCTAAAATGATCAAAATTCCCATCTCACTATTTATGTAGCAAACTCAGTTCGCAACCTACTTAGCAATGGCAATTTTTTTGATCCAATCCCAACTTTAGCACAAAATAATTTCGTCATAAATAccatgcaatatttttttttttggagtacTAAATACCATGCAATTTGTTGTACTAGTTCTGCACCAAATATATTTGTAATACTCTTTAAAAATTTCCTTAAAACTTTGTTTGCGAGTTGGTCTTTAGTGACAAAGTATGGGaaggttttatttttattttttaaatcaagaACAcaataaaatgttttaaaaatggtCTAAATGTAATTGAAGTAGTATGTGATCATCATTATTATAAGTGACTACTCCTTCATCTGTTAGGGTTAAGGGACtgctcttttttcttttcttttttgaaaaagaactctttttaagttttaaccaatccatacgttttttttttgcttttaccacCAGTtaaatctggttcgggggtcagttctggtatcaagtggtttcagcccctcctgatcgcagttgcgggggatcgaaccgcggtcctccctaccaagttcagcatcaatcaccactgaaccaactaacgattggtaaccAATCCATACGTTACATCAAGTATGTAATAATTGAAATACAAAACCAGTGAAAAGCTTAGTTTTTGCCGCAACAATTTGCACAGATATATAATAGACATATCTACTGCATGAGGTTATATTACATCATTTTTacaatttgattttctttcagTAAAGAGGGAGTAGGCGATACTTTGTGCTCGTACTAGTACAAAAAGACAAATATGTGCAACATATTGCGCTTTTCTCTTCTATCATtcatgatgttgatgatgattaaCCTGCTGAGGCTTCCTCTCTCTCTTAAAAGCTTTAAAGAGATCAATGCCGAGACCAATGTTCAGAAAATTCATCCCAGCCATGCCAAACAGAGCCATTGGTAACTCCACTCCCTTTCCAAATTTGTGAGCATCCCTGATGAGTTTGGCTGTGATGAGAATATGAGATGCACATCTTGCCACAAAGAAGGTGATCCAATTCAGAAACCATTCTAGCTTAACAACAATGCTCCTTGCATTGCGAATCCCAGCCATTCGTCTCACCTTTCTGACATGCAAAAAGATGGAATGCAGCTGTACCATCACAAAGAAGTCATACTTAGTCGAAAATCTGAACAAAAACTACTAAGCATTATGCAGCAGAGAGGAAGATTTTATGGTTACCTCACAGATAAGAGTGAGAATAAGATAGTTGATGGTGACATTTCGATACAAAGCAAGCGTGAAGCAAATAAGGAGAACCAGATGATGCACAAGTATAGAAGGTATCCAACCATTATATAAGCGGTAATGAAGCATATCCCATTGATCATATGCAAAGTAACCACATGAAAAACACAATGCTTCAAATGCCCATGGCCAAGTACCTTCAACCAACTGCGAGTGATCAAACATTCCGCTCGACCCATTACTTAACCATTGTCTGTACAAGATGAAGATCACTGCAAAAAATAATAGAACATGGCAAGATCCCAATGAGAAGTGAGGGGCAAATGAGGTCTACAAGAGTTGTGTGTAATCCAGCAGAAAATAGTTTTAGCAAAGGGGCAGTTAATTAGTtttgacaaaaaacaaaaacggGATTATACagattcatattaaaatttggCATCTTTCTCTCTTTTACATGCATTAACCAAGTTAGAATCTATTAAAAATATACGAACATTTATGAAGAAAGTGATACACACACAACCTTTTATACAAGCCTCCTCAAATCTAACCATTTCCTCCTCCTAATCCAATGCAAAACAAAACTTAATGAGGCTTTGATGAATATCCTTGACAAAATGAAATTATCCAAACAAGGGCCCCGATTCTCTATTAACCCGAACAATTGCAATAGAGGTTTTAAATCAAGTTTGCGTCGCAATCCTTTAATATTGTGCAGAATTGCGGTCCAATGCTACCTCAATTGCAATAGAGGTTTTAAATCAAGTTCGCATCGCAATCCTTCGACACGTGTTGTACGAGTGTCTTACAGATGTCGGACACCGATCCAAGGAGTGttggagaaaagaaaaaatcatttttttatacacCTGTCTAAGTTGTCTGACACATGTTGTACGAGTGTCATAGGAGTGTCGGACGCCGCGACACGCCTAACCATAGAgatgtccatgcttcataggtCTCAAAGACATAAAAAACCATAATCTTTTTCTAAACCCTTTTAATTGCAACGGGAATAAATTACAGCCTAACAAGCATAGATCCTGAAACTGGCCattctaaaattttaatcaTCAACCACAAAGCTGATGCGTACATTTACATATATGAAGAAATAGATTAAACTTCAAACAAAGGCTAAATAATTCAAGTTGCTAGCTATCACTCAATAGTAAACtatatttcatatatatatatatatataacacatAACCTTATTCTGAGCATATTGGAATATTCTTTCTTCCTTCACCCACAATCCTCAATCGTTTTTGTTTCCAATgtgaatttataattttcatgtaaTTTTTCCTATAAATTTACTtgtaaaagataaataaatcaCTAATTCTTTCAAACTCAAAACTAATTTAGCAAAATCAAATTCATCCTAAAAAATGAAGTGAAAAAAGAGAGAACCTGAAGTGGAAGTGACCATGGAATGGATAAGAGAAACGGAGGTGTTAACGAAGAGAGGATCGGTGGAGAAGAAACGGATAAGGGAGTTAGAAGACTGGTAGAAGAAGGAACCGGCGATGATGTAGACAAGTTGGGTTCGGTTTGTGAGAAGTATCTGGAAAGAAACGGAGGCGAACCAGAGAATGAGAGTTGATAAGAAAAATAGCTCAACTGTGTTCCGCTTTCCAACCTCTTCCATCTCCTTCCCCATTCTGTtgttctctttctcttctcttctatTCTATTTCTTTGGAAAGTTGGAATCTCCAAATTTTTGGGTTAACTAGTTTTAAATGTCCCCGACAAAGGAAAATGCTACACTCTTTAAAAACTTTAAATAGGAAGTGTTTGTGAAATTCTTacaaaaaatatgtaaaataatatagaaaattgcatttaatgttagaaaaagatttaatgtttaaaaagttaaatgcacaaattttaatatattatttttatttttacttctttaACATTTATCTTTGTGTACATATTAACATTTTTCAATAAggtattataaaataaaatatttaactttttaaataaatagttaaattaagTTTTAATCTTTAACAAGTGTCCAGCCCAAAAGTCTAATGCATAACACTAGCTATTTGaaatgcaaaaacatatttgtacaacaattttaagataACTTCAATCCTCGTACTCTCATTATGTTCTTCCTCTTTTTCCcttttctttctattattattGTCCCAAATATTATCATACATTTGAAATCTCTTATTGGTAGAGATAGCCCATAAAATAGTGGTTGATGAAATGAAAACATtaaagtagaaaaataaatttatgtgaaaaaataagtaataaaTTAATCATGATGAGTTGTCCTCGTGAACTTAGTTCAGTTGCTAGGGACATCCTACTATATGTACaggagtcggagttcgaaccccaaaCACTCGACTTATTCAcctttagagtgtgtttggttgtgagaagaaaatgagaagagagaaatatgtAAGAGAGAGTgtaagaagagagaaaaagatgagaaatatAGTAAATTTGAGGTATTGATTGGTATAAGAGAAAGAAGACATAAATAGGAGAGAGATAAATgtgtttaatatttaaaaagacAATAATATTCTtgcactttatttttattttaatgtaatttagttattttaatttagttatATGGGACCCACCATGTACATTATTGTCTTTTTGCTATTCTCTCCTCCATTTCTCACCAAAAgtggagaaaaagaaaaaagacatcGAACCTACCAATTAttcttctctcttctcaatCTCTCTCATTGACAAACAAGAGAAATGACTaacttctcttctttttctctcttctctatcTCTCTCCTCTATTTCTCTCATACCAAACAAAGGCTTAatttgaaatttctagccattagTCCTAGACACTCCCCAATTAATTCAGAATCCATTTGGAAGATTTCTCTCTCcaccccgtgtttcttttccaccttagtttttttcatttttgtccttAAATAAATATTTCCGAACGCGTTTTTGGAATTTCTTTTGCCTTGGAAAAAAATTTTGGGATGTGTTTcccgaatttgaactagaaaaacttcgGAAAACTTTAGAAAACGTGTTCCAAAGTTTTTAtacaagggcaaaaatgaaaaaaaaaaaaaaaagggtagaaaagaaacagGGATtaggaagagaaaaattctaaAATCTGTGGGTTAGGGTCACACGAGCCCACATACAGAGCCCGAATGAAATGGGTTAAATAGAGGCCGAATTATTTGAGTATTGAGCTATGAGGCCCAATCTCTCGGCAAAGAGCGGTTAATTACCAGTTATCATTGCTTTGTTAACCTCTCAATTGAATATgcaaaattaacatttttatatGTTAAAAATTTTCTACATGGGCAACATCATTGAATCGTTTGCTTCCGGATTCGGAAATTCTGTTGGAAATTTTTTCACTTCTCCACTTGAATTTCTTTCAGGAAACTCTTGTAGG
It contains:
- the LOC123903925 gene encoding TLC domain-containing protein 2-like; its protein translation is MGKEMEEVGKRNTVELFFLSTLILWFASVSFQILLTNRTQLVYIIAGSFFYQSSNSLIRFFSTDPLFVNTSVSLIHSMVTSTSVIFILYRQWLSNGSSGMFDHSQLVEGTWPWAFEALCFSCGYFAYDQWDMLHYRLYNGWIPSILVHHLVLLICFTLALYRNVTINYLILTLICELHSIFLHVRKVRRMAGIRNARSIVVKLEWFLNWITFFVARCASHILITAKLIRDAHKFGKGVELPMALFGMAGMNFLNIGLGIDLFKAFKRERKPQQVNHHQHHE